From the Lathyrus oleraceus cultivar Zhongwan6 chromosome 4, CAAS_Psat_ZW6_1.0, whole genome shotgun sequence genome, one window contains:
- the LOC127135637 gene encoding uncharacterized protein LOC127135637 has protein sequence MNKENETYLKLFRRSSDIQKKSLFSREAKVTAVTTTVVALFCLIATICYFAASNNYIISGYSISNQNLSSIQTNKQEYPLRCTKVNKTETQTCPTDYFPTKHNPTNRNSSVCPSYFRWIHEDLKPWKHKGITKEMLEGARSETYFKIVIVDGKMYVEKYKKSFQTRDVFTMWGILQLLRLYPGKLPDLELMFNCGDRPLISLEKFQDPNASTPPLFGYCSDQSNLDIVFPDWSFWGWPEINVKPWNGLLKDIKEGNKRTKWKERVPYAYWKGNPNLARTRKNLMKCNVTSENDWNAHLYRQDWIKETKEGFKESNIGNQCTYRYKIYIEGIGWSVSEKYILACDSMTLYVRANYHDFFIRGMVPLQHYWPIRDNTKCTSLKFAVEWGNNHTDKAQAIGETASKFIQEDLDMNNVYDYTFHLLNEYAKLLRFKPSIPPGAVEFCSETMACDVNGIQRKFMEESMIMVPSDSNPCTIPPPYDSLTLQEVLERKTNSTRLVEIWEDEYWLTKNNPK, from the exons ATGAACAAGGAGAATGAAACATATCTGAAACTCTTCAGGAGAAGTTCTGATATTCAGAAGAAGAGTCTGTTCTCTAGAGAAGCAAAAGTTACAGCAGTTACCACAACTGTGGTTGCTCTCTTTTGCTTAATAGCCACTATTTGTTATTTTGCAGCTTCCAATAAT TACATAATTTCAGGTTATTCCATTTCAAACCAAAACCtttcatccatccaaacaaacaaacaagaatATCCACTTAGATGCACCAAAGTGAACAAGACTGAGACACAAACATGTCCAACAGACTACTTTCCTACAAAACATAACCCGACAAACCGAAACAGCAGTGTTTGTCCCTCGTACTTTAGATGGATCCATGAAGATCTAAAGCCATGGAAACATAAAGGGATCACAAAGGAAATGTTGGAGGGAGCAAGAAGTGAAACATACTTTAAGATTGTGATTGTGGATGGAAAGATGTATGTGGAGAAGTATAAGAAGTCATTTCAAACGAGAGATGTTTTCACTATGTGGGGTATTTTGCAACTTTTAAGATTGTATCCTGGAAAGTTGCCTGATTTGGAACTCATGTTTAATTGTGGAGATAGGCCTCTTATTAGTTTGGAAAAGTTTCAAGATCCAAATGCTTCGACACCGCCTTTGTTTGGATATTGTTCGGATCAATCGAACTTGGATATTGTTTTTCCTGATTGGTCCTTTTGGGGATG GCCTGAGATAAATGTAAAGCCATGGAATGGACTCTTGAAAGATATAAAAGAAGGGAACAAAAGGACTAAGTGGAAGGAGAGAGTACCTTATGCTTATTGGAAAGGGAACCCTAATCTTGCTCGAACTAGGAAAAACCTTATGAAATGCAATGTTACATCAGAAAATGATTGGAATGCTCACCTATACAGACAA GATTGGATAAAAGAAACCAAGGAAGGTTTCAAAGAATCCAACATAGGAAACCAGTGCACCTATAG GTACAAGATATACATAGAAGGAATTGGTTGGTCCGTAAGTGAGAAATACATTTTAGCATGTGATTCCATGACATTATATGTAAGAGCCAATTACCATGATTTTTTCATAAGAGGCATGGTTCCATTACAACACTATTGGCCCATTAGGGACAATACTAAATGCACTTCTCTTAAGTTCGCTGTAGAATGGGGCAACAACCATACTGATAAG GCACAAGCAATAGGGGAGACTGCTAGCAAATTCATACAAGAGGACTTAGACATGAACAATGTATATGATTACACGTTTCATCTTCTTAATGAATATGCAAAGCTTTTGAGGTTTAAACCAAGTATACCTCCAGGAGCTGTGGAATTTTGTTCAGAAACAATGGCATGTGATGTAAATGGTATACAAAGGAAGTTCATGGAGGAGTCAATGATTATGGTTCCTAGTGATTCAAATCCATGCACTATTCCTCCTCCATATGATTCTTTGACACTACAAGAAGTTTTAGAGAGAAAGACTAATTCAACAAGACTGGTAGAAATTTGGGAAGATGAATATTGGCTGACTAAAAATAATCCAAAATAA